The following coding sequences lie in one Deltaproteobacteria bacterium genomic window:
- a CDS encoding phospholipase D family protein has protein sequence MKTRYSKISGKNFTLITLLLLSFLMNTCPAWAEGKHLDNLRQLLAAYEGKSAAYVLEKGEESLMARAWLAGNAEKSIDVQYFIWSSDNIGILATEALLTAAERGVSIRVIVDDLLVDADDETLLALAAHPNVNIRIYNPKHKVGTSKIKRIFNLFSDFRASNQRMHDKTVIVDNLIAITGGRNMADEYYDYDQEYNFRDRDILLFGPVAEDMESSFERFWKSKLSVPVEKLIGDPEKGLKKKTIQAKYKELHDYAKDSANFAPNVRQALENLPQRFDKLVRNLTWDDMRFISDLPGKNEGKEGLKGGGKTTTAIVEELKKAKKSITIQSPYLVMPDEGIELFKELIKKGVRVRINTNSLLSTDNILAFSGYSKKRKKLVKAGIEIYEYKPQPEVMKELIDRYKEMEKEPPIFAIHAKTLIIDSETLYIGTFNLDPRSVNLNTEVGVLINNPSLARQVEENIERDMSRQNSWAAHVKHADSRSSIFKRMKVGFLKLLPMEPVL, from the coding sequence ACAACTTCTGGCAGCTTATGAAGGCAAAAGTGCTGCTTATGTTCTTGAAAAGGGGGAGGAATCACTCATGGCGCGGGCATGGCTGGCTGGGAATGCAGAGAAATCCATTGATGTACAGTACTTTATCTGGAGCAGTGATAATATCGGCATATTGGCGACGGAAGCGCTGTTGACTGCTGCCGAGAGGGGTGTCAGTATTCGAGTTATCGTCGATGACCTTCTCGTCGATGCCGACGACGAAACCCTGCTGGCTTTGGCGGCGCACCCTAATGTCAATATCCGCATTTACAATCCAAAACATAAGGTAGGCACGTCAAAGATCAAACGCATCTTCAATCTCTTCAGCGATTTTCGGGCATCCAACCAGCGCATGCATGACAAGACCGTCATTGTCGACAACCTTATTGCTATTACCGGCGGCCGTAACATGGCCGATGAATATTACGATTATGACCAGGAATATAATTTCAGGGATCGGGACATCCTCCTCTTCGGCCCTGTGGCGGAAGATATGGAGAGCAGCTTTGAGCGCTTCTGGAAGAGCAAACTTTCTGTGCCGGTAGAAAAGTTGATAGGCGATCCGGAGAAGGGTTTAAAGAAAAAAACTATCCAGGCCAAATATAAGGAGCTCCATGACTATGCAAAAGATAGCGCTAACTTTGCACCTAATGTACGTCAGGCCCTTGAAAATTTACCTCAAAGGTTTGACAAACTGGTCCGGAACCTCACCTGGGATGACATGCGGTTTATAAGCGACCTGCCCGGCAAAAACGAAGGGAAGGAAGGCCTGAAAGGTGGTGGCAAAACGACGACGGCCATCGTGGAGGAATTAAAAAAAGCAAAAAAGAGCATTACCATCCAGTCGCCCTATCTCGTTATGCCCGACGAGGGAATAGAGTTATTTAAAGAGCTAATAAAGAAAGGCGTTAGGGTACGCATCAACACCAATTCCCTGCTTTCCACAGACAACATTCTCGCATTCAGCGGATACAGCAAAAAGCGAAAAAAGCTTGTAAAGGCCGGCATAGAGATTTACGAATACAAACCTCAGCCCGAGGTAATGAAGGAGCTTATCGACCGTTATAAGGAGATGGAAAAAGAACCGCCCATCTTTGCAATCCATGCCAAGACGCTTATCATCGATAGCGAAACACTTTATATAGGCACCTTCAACCTAGATCCACGGTCAGTCAATCTAAATACAGAAGTGGGTGTGTTAATAAACAATCCTTCCCTTGCCAGGCAGGTAGAAGAGAACATCGAAAGGGATATGTCGCGACAAAACAGCTGGGCGGCCCATGTAAAACATGCCGATTCCAGATCGTCCATTTTTAAAAGGATGAAAGTTGGCTTCTTGAAGCTGCTGCCTATGGAGCCGGTACTTTAA